Proteins found in one Zea mays cultivar B73 chromosome 1, Zm-B73-REFERENCE-NAM-5.0, whole genome shotgun sequence genomic segment:
- the LOC103637745 gene encoding probable WRKY transcription factor 35, whose translation MCDFFWLSPADLGDLSDVVRESLQPPPPHHHRLPAATPASSAICSSGSHHLPEEEALLLLQARLNFGGDDHDEARSQLQSQQQLVHSSSGMVELMLGSNGSGGCACDHAAALCPHHHPEAEELIPRPTSGPQQQLCASTRSSFVERRDDDAPVLQEHVLDMAMAPHRPHSSAVKRRKSQTKKVVCIPAPVAAPPGVGGRPSTSGEVVPSDLWAWRKYGQKPIKGSPYPRGYYRCSSSKACSARKQVERSRTDPSMLVVTYTSDHNHPWPTQRNALAGSTRPASSSSSSARGHHGHNHRHHPSAAAVPDTAPAAHRHASNVAVADNATTPGSIISASVHRQLLKQEVVDMDNSKPAEDAAADHDLGFGMFADMDGALDVLCAPDFHPKKQQQQATAQQLEKLPEEEGTQLLLGPDPFSFGFLDWVGASFGVGERAADDGGQ comes from the exons ATGTGCGACTTCTTTTGGCTGTCGCCGGCCGATCTAGGCGACCTCTCGGACGTCGTCCGGGAGAGCctgcagcctccaccgccacaccACCACCGACTGCCGGCGGCCACTCCTGCTTCCTCGGCCATCTGCTCGTCGGGCTCCCATCATCTGCCGGAGGAAGAGGCGTTGCTGCTGCTGCAAGCTCGACTCAACTTCGGTGGCGACGATCACGATGAAGCGCGCTCGCAGCTGCAGTCGCAGCAGCAGCTGGTGCATAGCAGTAGCGGCATGGTGGAGCTCATGCTGGGCAGCAACGGCAGTGGCGGCTGCGCTTGCGATCATGCAGCTGCGCTGTGTCCACATCACCATCCAGAGGCAGAGGAACTGATTCCTCGGCCCACGTCCGGGCCGCAGCAACAGCTGTGCGCTTCCACTCGTTCCAGCTTCGTCGAGAGGAGGGACGATGATGCTCCCGTGCTACAGGAGCACGTCCTGGACATGGCCATGGCCCCTCATCGCCCTCATTCCTCGGCAGTCAAGAGAAG GAAGAGCCAGACGAAGAAGGTGGTGTGCATCCCCGCGCCGGTGGCGGCGCCACCGGGGGTGGGCGGGAGGCCGAGCACGAGCGGCGAGGTGGTGCCGTCGGACCTGTGGGCGTGGAGGAAGTACGGGCAGAAGCCGATCAAGGGGTCGCCGTACCCGAGGGGGTACTACCGCTGCAGCAGCTCCAAGGCCTGCTCCGCGCGCAAGCAGGTGGAGCGCAGCCGCACTGACCCTTCCATGCTCGTCGTCACCTACACCTCCGACCACAACCACCCCTGGCCTACGCAGCGCAACGCGCTCGCCGGCTCGACCAGGCCGGCCTCCTCGTCCTCCTCGTCGGCCAGGGGCCATCATGGTCACAACCATCGACATCATCCCTCCGCGGCTGCCGTTCCAGATACGGCACCGGCCGCCCACCGTCACGCCAGCAACGTCGCCGTCGCCGACAATGCAACGACGCCAGGTTCCATCATTAGCGCCAGTGTCCATCGCCAGCTGCTCAAGCAGGAGGTGGTCGACATGGATAATTCCAAGCCCGCGGAGGACGCTGCTGCTGACCATGACTTGGGCTTCGGCATGTTTGCGGACATGGACGGCGCCCTCGACGTTCTGTGCGCCCCCGATTTCCATCCAAAAAAGCAGCAACAGCAGGCCACTGCTCAGCAGTTGGAGAAGCTGCCGGAGGAAGAAGGCACGCAGTTGCTGCTGGGTCCCGatcccttcagcttcggcttctTGGACTGGGTTGGCGCTTCATTTGGAGTCGGAGAGAGAGCAGCAGATGACGGTGGTCAATAA